The genomic DNA GAGAAGTAAGATCAGTCTTTCAAAAGAGAGGAATGATCTGATCCTTGCTGAAAATGAGGTACCAGTTGAAGACCTGATTGGTGGTCAAATGTCTGAGATTGTATTTAGTTTAGATGATGATTATCCAATTCAACTGGATACTAACGCCTTGAAATTGTGGTATGGTATAAAAATAACAGTGGATATTCCGCGTCGTTTAGATAAGACCGTGGAGATACCACTGATAGTTGGTATTCCAGCAGTGGATACCGATATGATGTAGCAGGTTCTCTATTCCTTCAAAAGTTGTGGCTGGTTGAATCCAGTCGCAACAACTTATTTTTTTATGGCTCACGATCTTTTTGATATGCTAGTGTCGCAAAAGACGGATGAGTTAGTTAGCGGATGAGGCCACACCACACTATAGACCATCAATGTACAAAAATGTACAATTTTGCTTGATTAGATACATAGCTTTATATTGGGTCTGAATGGGCTGCATACTTGGTAATCACTATGACGAGGCGAAACATCCTCCATCACAGGCGGGATTGCGTTTGGACACAATCACGAAGATGAGATCATTGATGTAAGCGAGATTTTTATCGGCTGCAAGTTGCGGAAGATACGGCCACCAGCCTCTGATCCTTTGCAAGTCTATCATAACCTGAAGGAAGAGTATGGCGGTGAGAGTTTTCTTATTGAGTCAATGGATCCGATACGGAAGACTTCCCGATACACGATCTTAGGTTTTAACCCAGTATTCACGTTCACTGCAAAGGATAATGAAGTTGGGATAAATGAGAGTCATGCAAAGGTAGAACGCCCATATGACTATCTTCAAACCTTCTACCACCGATTGAAAAAGCAGACTCAGAACAAAGCCAACTTTGCGAACCAGCTGGTAGGCTATCTCTCGTATGATCTCGTGAAACAATTTGAAACGGTTCCAACACTGACAAATGATGATTTACTCTTCCCCGATGCTCACCTCATAGTTCCGTCAGTGGTTCTGTACTTCGACCATATCAAACGTGAAGTGTACAGCAGCGTCCCAGAGGCTGAGATACAACACCTGCTGAAACGAGAAGAACCGCTGGAGCATATCACGGTTGGTAAAAGCAGATCGAACATAGGAAAGAGAGAGTATGAAAGAGCAGTTGAACAGGCGATCGAGCATATCTATGATGGCGACATCTTTCAAATAGTGCTCTCCCGACGAAAACAAGCTTCGTTCAAAGGGGAACATCTCCGGATTTAAGAAATCCTACGAGCGACCAATCCGTCACCATATATGTTCCTTCTCGAGTTCGACGAGACCTGTCTTGTTGGGTCATCACCTGAAATGCTGGTCAAACTTGAACAAGATGTACTCACTACAAAACCAATTGCTGGAACTAGACCTCGTTCCCCGAACATCGAGGAAGATGAGAAACTCAAAGTCGAATTGCTTCTTGATGACAAAGAGCGAGCCGAACACGTTATGCTGGTAGACTTGCACCGGAACGATCTTGGTCGAGTGGCGAAGTACGGGACTATCAAAGTTGACCAGTTCATGAACGTTGAGAAATTTTCTCATGTACAACATATCGTGTCACGGGTTCGAGGTATTCTAAGAGCAAATTGCGATCAATTTGATGTGCTGCGCGCGGTGTTTCCAGCTGGCACGGTCACAGGTGCTCCGAAGCCCCGAGCAATGGAACTGATCGAACAATTCGAATCAACTCGAAGAGGGCCCTATGCGGGAGTGGTTGGCCATTTTGATTTTAATGGGAACATGGACTTTGCGATCACAATTCGCTCATTGGTCATTAAGAGCGATCAAGTGTACGTGCAGGCTGGAGCTGGTATTGTAGCGGACTCTATTCCTGAACGAGAGTTTTTCGAGACCGAGCACAAGATGCAAGCAATGATCCAAGCTCTGGGAGGGGATGTTCATGAGTAGAGTGGTGATCATCGATAATGTGGATTCGTTTGTTTACAATATTGCTCAGTACCTAGGAGAGCTCGGTGCCGACATTGTTGTTCTTAGGAACCATGTATCACTTGCTGATATACTGCAAAAGAACCCCGACAAAATAGTTCTCTCTCCGGGGCCGGGGCATCCCAAAGATTCGAGAGTGACCCTTGATGTGATCCGTTCGGCCGAGGTTCCCGTCTTAGGAGTCTGTCTAGGTCATCAAGCAATTGGATACATATTCGGAGCGGAAGTTGTACGTGCAGAGAGACCTATCCATGGCAAGACCTCTCTAATCACACATACTGGAAATGGGCTCTTCACAAATCTACCTAACCCCATCAGGGCTACAAGGTATCACTCCTTAGTCATCGATGAGACCACTCTCCCGCAGGAATTGCAAGTGACAGCACGAACTGACGACGGTCTCATCATGGCGATCCGACACCGCTCTAGACCGCTTTTTGGTGTTCAGTTTCATCCCGAATCAATACTGACTCAAGGAGGACGGACCTTGTTGTCAAACTTTCTGACTATGTGAGGAGGGGTTTGAATGAAGTCTATTGACACAAAACAGAGAACACCAGAATTCAGGATCGGACGAGACCTGCTTAGCGATCCTGATACATTTCGATCCGTTCTCCAAGGGCAAGTATTTGTAATCACTGAAGACAATGTGGCACGACATCATCTTGACCGTTTCCTGAGAGGGATAGCACCACTCGATCTCAAAATACACACCATGATGATCGAGGGGGGAGAGGAACATAAGACGCTGGAAACAGTGGTCTCTCTCTACTCATTTCTCTCCAAGACCAAGGCAACACGATCTGATACGATCGTTGCATTTGGGGGAGGCGTAGTTGGTGACGTGGCTGGTTTTGTTGCGTCAACGTTCAAGCGTGGAATGAACTTTGTTCAGGTTCCCACGACGCTACTAGCACAGGTTGATGCAGCAATTGGTGGTAAGACCGGGTTCAACCTTCCCGAGGGCAAGAATCTGGTGGGCACATTCTACCGACCACAGGGAATAATCTGTGATACTGGTACACTTGAGACCTTGGCCGAAGAAGTCTACAAGAGTGGTCTTGCCGAGGTGGTCAAGTATGGTCTCATCATAGATCCAGAAATCATTGATATTCTTCGGGCCTCGAAAAAAGAAATTCTCGAGAGAGATCATTTTATTTTAATTGGCTTGATAGCGAGATGTTACAAGTGTAAGAACCAGATCATCTCAGTTGATGAGAGAGAAGAGCTCGGGCTGCGGGAACTGCTAAACTATGGACACACAATTGGACATGCATTAGAAGCGGCCTCACACTTTGATCTGACCCATGGCGAAGCGGTCTCATTGGGTATGGTCCTTGAGACAAAATGTGCTGTTGATGAAGGCATAGTATCCACGGATATCTTGGACATGGTTGTATCCATTCTTTCTTCTCTCGGATTACCAACTGTTCTCCCTACTGCACTTTACACCGAAGACATTCGGCCGTTTCTTCTTCAGGATAAGAAGATGCGGGGCGGAACGTTACGAGCACCACTTCTCGTAGGACTTGGAAAGGCCAAGGTGCGAGAAGTGAGACCAACTTACTTTTTGAAGCAATTCAATGGAGGCGATGCACTTGCTTGTTGTAATGTACAAGAATGCGACTAGAAAACAGATCGAGAAAGTGATCTCGACAATAGAAAAAATGGGACTTGTATCCCACATTATACCTGGGCGATCACGAGTCGCCATCGGAGTCACTGGAAATACGGGAAGAGTTGATGCGGGACAAATCGAAGTTCTTCCGGGAGTCATGGAAGTAGTCCACATCACGAAACGGTACAAGTTGACAAGTATTGAGATGAAACCCGATCGTACAGTTATTGAGGTCGATGGGATTGAGATTGGCGGTTCACGACCCGTGATCATTGCCGGGCCTTGTGCTGTAGAATCTCACGA from Candidatus Thorarchaeota archaeon includes the following:
- a CDS encoding anthranilate synthase component I family protein, producing MLRATNPSPYMFLLEFDETCLVGSSPEMLVKLEQDVLTTKPIAGTRPRSPNIEEDEKLKVELLLDDKERAEHVMLVDLHRNDLGRVAKYGTIKVDQFMNVEKFSHVQHIVSRVRGILRANCDQFDVLRAVFPAGTVTGAPKPRAMELIEQFESTRRGPYAGVVGHFDFNGNMDFAITIRSLVIKSDQVYVQAGAGIVADSIPEREFFETEHKMQAMIQALGGDVHE
- a CDS encoding aminodeoxychorismate/anthranilate synthase component II — its product is MSRVVIIDNVDSFVYNIAQYLGELGADIVVLRNHVSLADILQKNPDKIVLSPGPGHPKDSRVTLDVIRSAEVPVLGVCLGHQAIGYIFGAEVVRAERPIHGKTSLITHTGNGLFTNLPNPIRATRYHSLVIDETTLPQELQVTARTDDGLIMAIRHRSRPLFGVQFHPESILTQGGRTLLSNFLTM
- the aroB gene encoding 3-dehydroquinate synthase, with product MKSIDTKQRTPEFRIGRDLLSDPDTFRSVLQGQVFVITEDNVARHHLDRFLRGIAPLDLKIHTMMIEGGEEHKTLETVVSLYSFLSKTKATRSDTIVAFGGGVVGDVAGFVASTFKRGMNFVQVPTTLLAQVDAAIGGKTGFNLPEGKNLVGTFYRPQGIICDTGTLETLAEEVYKSGLAEVVKYGLIIDPEIIDILRASKKEILERDHFILIGLIARCYKCKNQIISVDEREELGLRELLNYGHTIGHALEAASHFDLTHGEAVSLGMVLETKCAVDEGIVSTDILDMVVSILSSLGLPTVLPTALYTEDIRPFLLQDKKMRGGTLRAPLLVGLGKAKVREVRPTYFLKQFNGGDALACCNVQECD